A DNA window from Arachis duranensis cultivar V14167 chromosome 3, aradu.V14167.gnm2.J7QH, whole genome shotgun sequence contains the following coding sequences:
- the LOC107480321 gene encoding uncharacterized protein LOC107480321, whose amino-acid sequence MAAETPPSSSSSSSSSVCKHNNNNNKVQHGLISESEMEAAKQLMQLSDEEKSNNNNANNIRKSEMRKKKRRRLLVEEGEEEEEEEVDQSRKNDIIMAKIQEIFGKEIIVPAAEAKKQRRRYRSLANIYMATAPHCNFQQTMNVKKSPN is encoded by the coding sequence ATGGCCGCAGAAACACCTCCTTCTTCGtcgtcatcatcttcttcttctgtatgtaaacacaataacaataataacaaggTTCAGCATGGCTTGATTAGTGAGTCGGAAATGGAAGCGGCGAAGCAGCTAATGCAACTGAGCGACGAAGAAAagagcaacaacaacaatgcgaATAATATAAGGAAGAGCGAGAtgaggaaaaagaagagaagaaggttGTTggtagaagaaggagaagaagaagaagaagaagaggttgatcaaagTCGAAAGAATGATATTATAATGGCTAAGATACAAGAGATTTTCGGGAAGGAGATTATTGTTCCAGCTGCAGAAGcaaagaagcagagaagaagaTATCGTTCTCTTGCGAATATATATATGGCCACAGCCCCCCATTGTAACTTTCAGCAAACCATGAATGTTAAGAAGAGCCCTAATTAG